Proteins encoded together in one Lathyrus oleraceus cultivar Zhongwan6 chromosome 5, CAAS_Psat_ZW6_1.0, whole genome shotgun sequence window:
- the LOC127087827 gene encoding ribonuclease II, chloroplastic/mitochondrial: MDPSLLEFAWSELLEKNKSVTVEEMAEIIFGSIEPLERYSAHLLLSKDEVYFTVVETTGLRCVYGPRPNEQVEERIPRKVAKEAAEKEFQEFIKLLGSAKSMPLQNKPSKSSWKDDEIIWSAIKSLEAYAIDACKSDEQIKTAGMTLRKMGLAKTTSSAVNLLINIGYFPVHVNLDLLKLSIPTDHLEKITSAAQSLLSDSSDPDEINRKNLTNLKVYAIDVDEADELDDALSATKLQDGRIKIWIHVADATRYVRPGSIVDREAMRRGTSVFLPTATYSMFPENLAMGGMSLRQGELCNAVTVSVVLHDDGSIAECSVFNSVIKPTYMLTYESA; encoded by the coding sequence ATGGACCCATCGCTACTTGAATTTGCTTGGTCTGAGCTATTGGAAAAGAATAAGTCTGTGACAGTCGAAGAGATGGCTGAGATAATTTTTGGCAGTATTGAGCCTCTTGAGAGATATTCTGCTCATCTCTTGCTATCAAAAGACGAAGTATACTTTACCGTAGTCGAGACTACAGGATTGCGTTGCGTTTATGGACCTCGACCAAATGAGCAGGTTGAGGAGCGTATTCCTAGGAAGGTTGCAAAGGAGGCTGCTGAGAAAGAATTTCAAGAGTTTATTAAACTGTTGGGCTCTGCAAAATCAATGCCTTTGCAAAATAAACCTTCCAAATCTTCTTGGAAGGATGATGAGATAATTTGGAGCGCAATTAAGTCACTCGAAGCATATGCTATTGATGCTTGTAAAAGTGATGAACAAATAAAAACAGCTGGGATGACACTAAGGAAAATGGGTCTGGCAAAAACAACATCTTCAGCTGTAAATCTCTTGATAAATATTGGGTATTTTCCTGTACATGTCAATCTTGATTTGTTGAAGTTGAGTATTCCCACTGATCACTTGGAAAAGATCACATCAGCTGCTCAAAGTCTGCTATCAGACTCATCTGATCCAGACGAGATTAACAGGAAGAACCTTACTAACCTGAAGGTTTATGCCATTGATGTTGATGAAGCTGATGAGCTTGATGATGCTCTGAGTGCAACAAAGTTACAAGATGGTCGAATTAAAATTTGGATACATGTTGCAGACGCAACGAGATATGTTCGACCTGGAAGTATCGTGGATAGGGAGGCTATGAGAAGAGGAACTTCTGTTTTTTTGCCCACCGCTACATATTCTATGTTTCCAGAAAATCTTGCCATGGGAGGTATGAGTTTGAGACAAGGGGAGCTTTGTAATGCTGTTACTGTATCAGTTGTGCTACATGACGATGGCAGCATTGCAGAATGTTCAGTGTTCAATTCCGTGATTAAACCAACATACATGCTAACATATGAGAGTGCATAA